In the genome of Pseudomonas bubulae, one region contains:
- the glnA gene encoding glutamate--ammonia ligase, whose product MSKSVQLIKDHDVKWIDLRFTDTKGTQHHVTMPARDALDENFFTDGKMFDGSSIAGWKGIEASDMILLPDDSTAVLDPFTEQPTLILVCDIIEPSTMQGYDRDPRAIATRAEEYLKSTGIGDTVFVGPEPEFFIFDQVKFKSDISGSMFKIYSEQGSWMSDQDVEGGNKGHRPGVKGGYFPVPPFDHDHEIRTSMCNAMEEMGLVIEVHHHEVATAGQNEIGVQFNTLVKKADEVQTLKYCVHNVADAYGRTATFMPKPLYGDNGSGMHVHMSISKDGKNTFAGEGYAGLSDTALFFIGGIIKHGKALNGFTNPATNSYKRLVPGFEAPVMLAYSARNRSASIRIPYVSSPKARRIEARFPDPAANPYLCFAALMMAGLDGIQNKIHPGDAADKNLYDLPPEEAKEIPQVCGSLKEALEELDKGRAFLTKGGVFSDDFIDAYIALKSEEEIQVRTFVHPLEYELYYSC is encoded by the coding sequence ATGTCGAAGTCGGTTCAACTCATCAAAGATCATGACGTCAAGTGGATTGATCTGCGCTTCACTGATACCAAAGGTACTCAGCACCACGTGACCATGCCGGCCCGTGATGCGCTGGATGAAAACTTCTTCACCGACGGCAAAATGTTCGACGGCTCCTCCATTGCTGGCTGGAAAGGCATCGAAGCGTCCGACATGATCCTGCTGCCAGACGACAGCACGGCTGTTCTGGACCCGTTCACCGAACAGCCTACGCTGATCCTGGTGTGCGACATCATCGAACCGTCGACCATGCAAGGCTATGACCGCGACCCACGCGCCATCGCTACCCGTGCCGAGGAATACCTGAAGTCCACCGGTATCGGCGACACCGTTTTCGTTGGCCCGGAGCCAGAGTTCTTCATCTTTGACCAGGTGAAGTTCAAGTCCGACATTTCCGGCTCCATGTTCAAGATCTACTCCGAACAGGGTTCGTGGATGTCCGACCAGGACGTGGAAGGCGGCAACAAAGGCCACCGTCCTGGCGTCAAAGGCGGTTATTTCCCGGTTCCGCCGTTCGACCATGACCACGAAATCCGTACCTCCATGTGCAACGCCATGGAAGAGATGGGCCTGGTTATCGAAGTTCACCACCACGAAGTGGCAACTGCTGGCCAGAACGAAATCGGCGTGCAGTTCAACACCCTGGTGAAAAAGGCTGACGAAGTTCAGACCCTGAAATACTGCGTACACAACGTGGCAGATGCCTACGGCCGTACCGCTACCTTCATGCCAAAGCCTCTGTACGGCGACAACGGCTCGGGTATGCACGTTCACATGTCCATCTCCAAAGATGGCAAGAACACCTTCGCAGGCGAAGGCTATGCCGGCCTGTCCGACACTGCCCTGTTCTTCATCGGCGGTATCATCAAGCACGGTAAGGCCCTGAACGGCTTCACCAACCCGGCTACCAACTCCTACAAGCGTCTGGTACCAGGCTTCGAAGCACCGGTAATGCTGGCCTACTCGGCTCGTAACCGTTCGGCTTCGATCCGTATTCCTTACGTGTCCAGCCCTAAAGCTCGCCGTATCGAAGCACGCTTCCCGGATCCGGCAGCCAACCCGTACCTGTGCTTCGCGGCACTGATGATGGCTGGTCTGGACGGTATCCAGAACAAGATCCACCCTGGCGACGCAGCGGACAAAAACCTGTATGACCTGCCGCCTGAAGAAGCCAAAGAGATCCCGCAAGTGTGCGGCAGCCTGAAAGAGGCCCTGGAGGAACTGGACAAAGGTCGCGCGTTCCTGACCAAAGGCGGCGTTTTCAGCGACGACTTCATCGACGCGTACATCGCCCTGAAAAGCGAAGAAGAAATCCAGGTTCGTACCTTCGTACACCCACTGGAATACGAGCTGTACTACAGCTGCTAA
- a CDS encoding cupin domain-containing protein — MHPLLALKTLLLACACLLMLGCNSSPTAVTVEQLLKTGQSWTGTPYTWPDGKPEFTVVKITLPANTALKWHTHPMPNIAYMVAGELLVETEDGMHKTTLKPGQVLPEMVNTSHRGTSGKAPVELIVFYAGTPGMPLSH; from the coding sequence ATGCACCCCTTACTCGCCCTCAAAACCCTGCTGCTGGCATGCGCCTGCCTGCTCATGCTGGGCTGCAACAGTTCACCCACTGCGGTAACGGTCGAACAACTGCTCAAGACAGGCCAATCCTGGACAGGCACCCCTTACACCTGGCCGGACGGCAAGCCGGAATTCACCGTGGTCAAAATCACGCTCCCGGCCAACACCGCACTGAAATGGCACACGCACCCCATGCCCAATATCGCCTACATGGTCGCTGGCGAACTGCTGGTCGAAACCGAAGACGGCATGCATAAAACCACGCTCAAACCTGGCCAGGTACTGCCCGAGATGGTCAATACTTCCCATCGAGGCACCAGCGGCAAGGCCCCGGTAGAACTGATCGTGTTCTATGCAGGCACGCCCGGCATGCCACTGTCCCATTAA
- the glnL gene encoding nitrogen regulation protein NR(II), whose product MTISDALHRLLLDNLTTATLLLNADLRLEYMNPAAEMLLAISGQRSHGQFISELFTESTEALHSLRQAVEQAHPFTKREAMLTSLTGQNLTVDYAVTPILSNGGTMLLLEVHPRDRLLRITKEEAQLSKQETSKMLVRGLAHEIKNPLGGIRGAAQLLARQLPDENLRDYTNVIIEEADRLRNLVDRMLGSNKLPSLAMTNVHEVLERVCNLVEAETQGSITLVRDYDPSLPDLLIDREQMIQAVLNIVRNAMQAIGSQNELRLGRISLRTRAMRQFTIGHIRHRLVTKIEIIDNGPGIPFELQDTLFFPMVSGRPDGTGLGLAITQNIISQHQGLIECESHPGHTLFSIFLPLEQGAAST is encoded by the coding sequence ATGACCATCAGTGACGCCCTGCACCGACTGTTACTCGACAACCTGACCACTGCCACGCTTTTACTCAATGCTGATTTGCGCCTTGAGTACATGAACCCGGCGGCAGAGATGCTGTTGGCGATCAGCGGTCAACGCAGTCACGGCCAGTTCATCAGCGAGCTCTTTACGGAGTCCACCGAGGCTCTGCACTCGCTGCGCCAGGCAGTTGAGCAAGCGCACCCGTTTACCAAACGCGAAGCCATGCTGACCTCGCTGACGGGCCAGAACCTGACGGTGGACTATGCCGTAACGCCCATCTTGAGCAATGGCGGCACCATGCTGTTGCTTGAGGTACACCCCCGCGACCGTCTGCTGCGCATCACCAAAGAAGAAGCCCAGCTGTCCAAGCAAGAAACCAGCAAGATGCTGGTGCGCGGCCTGGCCCACGAGATAAAGAACCCTCTGGGAGGCATTCGCGGTGCGGCCCAGTTGCTGGCCCGGCAATTGCCCGACGAAAACCTGCGCGACTACACCAACGTCATCATCGAAGAAGCAGATCGCCTGCGTAATCTGGTCGACCGGATGCTGGGTTCCAACAAACTGCCGTCGCTGGCCATGACCAACGTCCACGAAGTACTGGAACGCGTGTGCAACCTGGTCGAGGCCGAGACCCAGGGCAGCATCACTTTGGTGCGTGACTATGACCCAAGCCTGCCTGACCTGCTGATCGACCGTGAACAGATGATCCAGGCAGTACTCAATATCGTGCGCAACGCCATGCAGGCCATCGGCAGCCAGAATGAGCTGCGCCTGGGCCGCATCAGCCTGCGCACCCGCGCCATGCGCCAGTTCACCATTGGCCACATACGCCACCGGCTGGTGACAAAAATCGAAATTATCGACAACGGCCCGGGCATACCGTTCGAGCTGCAAGACACCCTGTTTTTCCCGATGGTCAGCGGCCGCCCGGACGGTACCGGGCTTGGCCTGGCCATCACGCAAAACATCATCAGTCAGCACCAGGGGTTGATCGAGTGTGAAAGCCACCCCGGCCACACACTCTTCTCGATCTTTCTACCACTGGAACAAGGAGCCGCATCGACATGA
- the ntrC gene encoding nitrogen regulation protein NR(I), whose amino-acid sequence MSRSETVWIVDDDRSIRWVLEKALQQEGMTTQSFDSADGVMSRLARQQPDVIISDIRMPGSSGLDLLAKIREQHPRLPVIIMTAHSDLDSAVASYQGGAFEYLPKPFDVDDAVSLVKRANQHAQEQQGLAVAPTLAPTPEIIGEAPAMQEVFRAIGRLSHSNITVLINGESGTGKELVAHALHRHSPRAASPFIALNMAAIPKDLMESELFGHEKGAFTGAANLRRGRFEQADGGTLFLDEIGDMPADTQTRLLRVLADGEFYRVGGHTPVKVDVRIIAATHQNLETLVQAGKFREDLFHRLNVIRIHIPRLSDRREDIPTLARHFLSSAAQELSVEPKLLKAETEQYLKNLPWPGNVRQLENTCRWITVMASGREVHIGDLPPELLNLQQDASPVTNWEQALRQWADQALGRGQSNLLDSAVPTFERIMIETALKHTAGRRRDAAVLLGWGRNTLTRKIKELGMKIDGDEDEGDEA is encoded by the coding sequence ATGAGCCGAAGTGAAACCGTGTGGATCGTCGACGACGACCGTTCAATCCGCTGGGTACTGGAAAAAGCCTTGCAACAGGAAGGCATGACCACACAAAGTTTCGACAGTGCCGATGGGGTCATGAGCCGACTGGCTCGCCAACAGCCTGACGTGATCATTTCCGATATCCGCATGCCCGGCTCCAGCGGTCTGGACCTGCTCGCCAAAATCCGCGAACAGCACCCGCGCCTGCCGGTCATCATCATGACCGCTCATTCCGATCTGGACAGCGCGGTAGCGTCCTATCAGGGCGGCGCATTCGAATACCTGCCCAAGCCGTTTGATGTCGATGACGCCGTGTCTCTGGTCAAGCGCGCCAACCAGCACGCCCAGGAGCAGCAAGGCCTGGCCGTGGCGCCGACGCTGGCCCCGACGCCGGAAATCATCGGCGAAGCCCCGGCGATGCAAGAGGTGTTTCGTGCCATTGGCCGCCTGAGCCACTCCAACATCACGGTGCTGATCAACGGTGAATCAGGTACCGGCAAAGAGCTGGTGGCCCACGCCCTGCACCGCCACAGCCCGCGGGCCGCGTCGCCATTTATCGCATTGAACATGGCTGCGATCCCCAAGGACCTCATGGAATCCGAGCTATTCGGCCATGAAAAAGGCGCTTTCACTGGCGCTGCAAACCTGCGCCGGGGCCGTTTTGAGCAGGCCGATGGCGGCACCCTGTTCCTCGATGAGATCGGCGACATGCCGGCGGACACCCAAACCCGGTTGCTGCGGGTACTGGCCGATGGCGAGTTCTACCGGGTTGGCGGGCACACGCCGGTCAAGGTCGATGTTCGCATCATCGCAGCCACACACCAGAACCTTGAAACCCTGGTGCAGGCCGGCAAGTTTCGTGAAGACCTGTTCCACCGTCTGAACGTAATCCGCATCCACATTCCGCGCCTGTCAGACCGCCGCGAAGACATCCCGACCCTGGCCCGGCACTTTCTCAGCAGCGCCGCGCAAGAACTGTCCGTAGAGCCAAAACTGCTCAAGGCCGAGACCGAGCAGTACCTGAAAAACCTGCCCTGGCCAGGCAACGTGCGCCAGCTGGAGAACACCTGCCGCTGGATCACGGTGATGGCTTCGGGTCGCGAAGTGCATATCGGCGACCTGCCTCCCGAGTTGCTCAACCTGCAACAGGACGCCTCCCCTGTCACCAACTGGGAGCAGGCACTGCGCCAGTGGGCTGACCAGGCGCTGGGGCGTGGCCAGTCCAACCTGCTCGACAGTGCAGTGCCGACCTTTGAGCGGATCATGATCGAGACGGCGCTCAAGCACACCGCAGGCCGCCGTCGCGACGCTGCCGTGCTGTTGGGCTGGGGCCGCAATACCTTGACCCGCAAGATCAAGGAACTGGGCATGAAGATCGATGGCGACGAGGATGAGGGCGACGAGGCTTGA
- the trmL gene encoding tRNA (uridine(34)/cytosine(34)/5-carboxymethylaminomethyluridine(34)-2'-O)-methyltransferase TrmL, with amino-acid sequence MFHVILFQPEIPPNTGNIIRLCANSGCHLHLIEPIGFELDDKRLRRAGLDYHEYAPLKRHADLASCLESLGHPRLFAFTTKGSRPFHDVQFAEGDAFLFGPESRGLPPEVLDSLDGEHRLRLPMREGCRSLNLSNTVAVAVYEAWRQLGFK; translated from the coding sequence ATGTTTCACGTCATCCTTTTTCAACCAGAAATTCCGCCGAATACCGGCAACATTATCAGGCTGTGCGCCAACAGCGGCTGCCACCTGCATTTGATCGAGCCTATCGGTTTTGAGCTGGACGACAAGCGCTTGCGCCGTGCCGGGCTCGATTACCACGAGTATGCGCCGCTCAAGCGTCATGCCGACCTGGCCAGTTGCCTGGAAAGCCTGGGCCATCCGCGCCTGTTCGCCTTTACCACCAAAGGCTCCAGGCCGTTTCACGACGTGCAGTTTGCCGAGGGCGATGCTTTTCTCTTCGGCCCTGAAAGCCGTGGCCTGCCGCCCGAAGTGCTCGACAGCCTGGACGGCGAGCACCGCCTGCGCCTGCCTATGCGCGAAGGCTGCCGCAGCCTGAATCTGTCTAACACCGTAGCGGTCGCCGTGTATGAGGCCTGGCGCCAGCTAGGCTTCAAGTAA
- the secB gene encoding protein-export chaperone SecB — protein MTDQQNTAAVSDEDTAPQFSLQRIYVRDLSFEAPKSPAIFRQQWEPSVGLDLNTRQKPLEGDFHEVVLTLSVTVKNGDEVAFIAEVQQAGIFLIKNLDPASMNHTLGAFCPNILFPYARETLDSLVTRGSFPALMLAPVNFDALYAQELQRMQEEGSPTVQ, from the coding sequence ATGACTGACCAACAGAACACCGCTGCTGTTAGCGATGAAGACACCGCTCCACAATTCTCCCTGCAGCGCATCTACGTGCGTGACCTGTCGTTCGAAGCGCCGAAAAGCCCGGCGATCTTCCGTCAGCAGTGGGAGCCGAGCGTTGGCCTGGATCTGAACACCCGTCAAAAGCCGCTGGAAGGCGACTTCCACGAAGTGGTTCTGACCCTGTCGGTTACCGTTAAAAACGGTGACGAAGTGGCGTTTATTGCTGAAGTGCAACAGGCCGGCATCTTCCTGATCAAAAACCTTGATCCAGCGTCGATGAACCATACCTTGGGCGCGTTCTGCCCGAACATCCTGTTCCCGTATGCCCGCGAAACCCTGGACAGCCTGGTGACACGTGGCTCGTTCCCTGCGTTGATGCTGGCTCCGGTGAACTTCGATGCCCTGTACGCGCAAGAACTGCAGCGCATGCAGGAAGAAGGCAGTCCGACTGTTCAATAA
- the grxC gene encoding glutaredoxin 3: protein MSKVIVYSSDYCPYCMRAKALLENKGIAFEEIKVDGKPQVRAEMAQKAGRTSVPQIWIGDKHVGGCDDLFALERAGKLDALLNV, encoded by the coding sequence ATGTCCAAGGTCATCGTTTACTCCAGCGACTATTGCCCTTATTGCATGCGTGCCAAGGCTCTGCTTGAGAACAAGGGTATTGCCTTCGAAGAGATCAAAGTCGACGGCAAGCCACAGGTACGTGCCGAGATGGCTCAGAAGGCAGGCCGCACGTCGGTTCCGCAAATCTGGATTGGCGACAAGCATGTTGGCGGATGCGATGACCTGTTTGCTCTGGAGCGCGCAGGTAAATTGGATGCGCTGCTGAACGTCTGA